In the Mastacembelus armatus chromosome 16, fMasArm1.2, whole genome shotgun sequence genome, AGCCATCCATGCTGTGGGATGGGCATTAATCTTGCCTTGTTTCTGGTTTCTTGATCGCCTCATTGCTGTGTGCAAGTCCACCACCCTGGAGCGAACCCAGAGAGTTGAGCAAGAATGCTACCTCCAGCCTCTCAAGGTCATCTTTGGGGCTTGTATCTTCTTCATTCTTTTTCTTGCCACGGCCCCCTTGGCGTTCCTGGGCTTTCTGCTCTGGGGTCCTCTTCAGGCCTGTCGCAGACCCTTTTACTACCACAGAGTAACACCATCTTCGCcagagagggagacacacaGGGGCTTTGAGCTTGCAGGAAAGGCATCATTTGGCTTTGCCACAGCCAACCTGTGTCTTTTGCCTGATGGCTTAGCTCGCTTTAACAACCTGGGGCACACCCAGCGGAGGGCGACTGCTATTGGTCAGCGCATTGTGCAGGGTGTGTGTCGACCCCATGTCCGTATCTTTGTTGATTCCCCCAGCAGCTGTGGTACTCTCAGCCCCTCCACTAGTATACTCCccacagtaaacacaaatacatatggGGCTACAGATAGACAGGCTCAGCCCCCAGTGAGTCATGATTCAGCTGAAGGACGTGTTTCAGTCCCGAAATCCAGTAGTCATGTGGTTTGTGTGCCCTGTGATGATACAGAAGATGACGCCTGTACTGAGTCACCTCCTCCCCTACTCAATTCCAATCAGAACTCCAACCAGCAGGGCCGAACAGGTCACCGGAGTGCCCCCCGAGCCCTGCTCTCCCAGGGTCTCCGCCAGCAGGATGACGTACCCTGGGAGGTGTCGTCTTTGTTTCCAGCTAATGTGGACATACTATGCTTAGAGGAGGTGTTCGATAAGAGGGCTGCACAGAAACTAACCCAAGCATTAAAACCTGTGTTTGGTCACATACTATATGA is a window encoding:
- the smpd5 gene encoding sphingomyelin phosphodiesterase 5 produces the protein MALQTSPFPNGCVAAIHAVGWALILPCFWFLDRLIAVCKSTTLERTQRVEQECYLQPLKVIFGACIFFILFLATAPLAFLGFLLWGPLQACRRPFYYHRVTPSSPERETHRGFELAGKASFGFATANLCLLPDGLARFNNLGHTQRRATAIGQRIVQGVCRPHVRIFVDSPSSCGTLSPSTSILPTVNTNTYGATDRQAQPPVSHDSAEGRVSVPKSSSHVVCVPCDDTEDDACTESPPPLLNSNQNSNQQGRTGHRSAPRALLSQGLRQQDDVPWEVSSLFPANVDILCLEEVFDKRAAQKLTQALKPVFGHILYDIGVYACQPPCRCSSFKFFNSGLFLASRFPVLEAQYRCFPNSRGEDALAAKGLLSAKVLIGQNQKQKNVVGFFNCTHLHAPEGEGEIRCEQLNMVTKWIGDFQATHKQPDEDVVFDVLCGDFNFDNCSPDDTQEQNHSLFEEYRDPCREGPGKEKPWVIGTLLEQPTLYEDDVNTPENLQRTLETEDLRKQYISPPVPALGCPLVYPETGQPWVGRRIDYILYRESSISKHCHTEIEEVTFITQLAGLTDHIPVGLRINITLDSDSADE